CTGGTCGACTTCAATGACTGCATACTTCCGATTCACTACGGTGCTGCTTCAACTCTGAGGCCGGCAGTGGAGGTCTCTCGATGTTTCCTGTGGTACATGCAGGGCAGGAGTCCACGGAGGCAGGGGAGACTGCGAAGGGTGAGCAAAAGgacgtttcttcgtctctcccttcaaCGTCGCCGACTTCAGGCGTTCCTGGCGACAAAGATGCGCCGAAGTCTTTTGCTGTGGTGGGTGCTCGGGACTCAGAGGTCAGGAACGCTGAGGCCGCTGCGGCATTTGTCGCCGCAGATTCGTCCTCGCATTCGTCGAAAGGTAGTGATGCAAAAACTGCGGGGACTGACGCAGAGCGCTGTCCACATGCATCTAGTTGTGTCAGGAACTCTGGCGGAGAGCGGGCAGCTCCCGTGCGAGACTCCGCGGGAGGGAAGGCGTCAAGTACAGCGCAGCAGAATGCGAGAGATCCACCGAGGGGGTTGCCTCAGGGAGAAGAGTCCGTGGCTCCGCTGGCCagcgtggagagacaagacggaCCGACAGATCAACGAACGGGGAAGCAACCTGAGCATGCAAGAGGGATCCAGAAAGATGACGCTTCGCTTTCCTGTGAGGAGCGCCCACAGTGCGTGgcaacagagacaccgcgCAAGGCGAGTGGCGAGGAGCAGCAGGATGTGAAGGACGACCAGACAGTGGAAGAATCggggaggaagcgacaggacGGACTTGTTCAGCTGGGCAGTTGCTGCCCCGCCGCTGAGCTCGGCTCTCAAGAAGACTTATCCGGTGGCTTAACCACGGTGATGCTGAGGAATATCCCGAACAAGTACACGCAGGAAATGATGATCTCTCTCTTGAACGAGACCTACAAAGGTACTTCGAATCAAGCGACTGTTTCACCTCGACAGCCTGTGTGGTGTGTCCTGTCTAGCCTTTCAGGGACCACAAGCGGCATTTGCCGTCACatctatacatatgtatatacatatatgtatatatatatatatgtatatatatgcatatatgttaATAGCATAGACTCTCTATTGACCTGTGCACTAGTAGATGCACATCTCTGAATGTGGCTGCAGCTTTCGAGTGGAAGAGTCTGGAGTAGAAGACTGCACTCAG
This portion of the Toxoplasma gondii ME49 chromosome III, whole genome shotgun sequence genome encodes:
- a CDS encoding RNA recognition motif 2 protein (encoded by transcript TGME49_299030); this translates as MEPGELIVHRTILPPLPTPAAPPRNGEAAASPLKETRRQEAESQETQGQPCNLEGQESTEAGETAKGEQKDVSSSLPSTSPTSGVPGDKDAPKSFAVVGARDSEVRNAEAAAAFVAADSSSHSSKGSDAKTAGTDAERCPHASSCVRNSGGERAAPVRDSAGGKASSTAQQNARDPPRGLPQGEESVAPLASVERQDGPTDQRTGKQPEHARGIQKDDASLSCEERPQCVATETPRKASGEEQQDVKDDQTVEESGRKRQDGLVQLGSCCPAAELGSQEDLSGGLTTVMLRNIPNKYTQEMMISLLNETYKGLFDFFYLPIDFRNSCNVGYCFINFVHPFVAVHFKRAFHNLKLTAFKSQKVCACTWGRVQGLQANIAHYRNSAVMGVPFSQYKPLLFRDGLIIPFPQAKRPLPSVKPRGHHERGAKVS